The region CTCGAAAGACTCTGCCGGCAGCAGAAGGTGCCTGTGCTTAATTGCATCCGAAGGAGCCGGGCAGGTGGTGGGCAGGGTGGCTGGATAGGCAGCTCCgggtgctgctcctgcctgccgGAGGTGTGATGAATGCGCCAGCCTCAGCCAGGGCAGAGGGACCAGGCTTGGGCTTGCTGGGGACACGGCGAGGAGCTGAGGGCTCAAGAAGGTGTCGGGACATGGCGAAGTGGCCACCGAGCCGAGGCACGGCAGGCTTCGGGCTCGGGGGTCCCTGCCCGAAGCCGGGGGAGCTCGTGGTGCTGGCGTGTGCCCTGCCGGGGGCACCGTCCTCGGGGTGGCCGGGGCAGCGTGTCCTGCCCCGCGGCGTGGCAGCTTTCCTTACAAGGAGTTTGGCTGGAGCCCGAGCAGCGGGAGCCGCGCTCGCCTCCGCCTGCCTCATTCATCCCAGCCCCGGCCGTGGAGGGGCCGCTGCTTCCCTGGCCCCGCGCTCCCGGAGAACCCCACGTCCCCTCCGGCCGTAGGTTTTAAGGTGGGAGGCTGcgtttctcttctctttctggCGTGTGATGGGTGGGCAGGAggctggggggtccctgtctTTGGATAGGGTGCTGGCCGCCGCTGTGGGATGAGGATGccagccagcctggctccaggatGCGGATGGAAGAGAGGGGATCTCCCaccctggtgctgctgagccCTTCTCATCCCCAGGCTGGGGCACCCTCGAGTCAGGCAGTGAGAAGGTCCCTATCCGGCATGGCAGCGGGTGCTCTATGTCCCCCCGCTCTCTCCCGCAGGACCGAGGATGTCCTCGATGTTCGGCAAACCCCGAGCGAGCGGCGAGCGGCCACCCCAGAGTCCCCTCCCTGAGTGCAACGTGGCCATCCTGGGGTGCAGAGGGGCCGGCAAGTCAGGTGAGATGTGCACCCACAGCCACGAGCAGGGCAGGGCGTCGGGGAGCTGCCGGGGTGCCGTGAGGGGACACCTGCCTCACCTGCCTCTTTCACCCCCTGCAGCTCTGACCGTGAAATTTCTAACCAAGAGGTTCATCAGCGAATATGATCCCAACTTGGGTAAGACACGTTCTCATCCCATGGAGCATCCTTCCTATCTCCTGCGTTTCCCATGAATTGGCATGTAAggggaacaaaaaaacccccacccaaaattatataaaaaacaACAAGAAGGGCTGGATTTGACCCAAAACTGTCTGTGAAAACAGAGGTGAAAGCAGCGCCCTCTCTGGGGGCATGTCTCACAGGGAATGTTGGCTCCTTGCATCGccccctaaaaaacccaaaagctgaATTCTTGGGGCTCTTTGAGGAGCATCTCATGTCTGTTGGGCTGAGGGAATGAAGATGGGTGCACAGCAGGCAACCCTCGGGCTGAGTTTTGCAGCGAGCAGTTCTgggcattttttttccactcactTGAGTAATTAAGAACTATTTTCCTAGGCCTGACTCCAGGCTGtggggaagaaccataaatgaTTTATCAGGGACATTAGGAAGATATGGACCTTGTCCATGAACCAACTCCAGCTCCTAATAATTCAGTGACTCTTAGAAAGAAGGATAAATACTTTCTTCCTTGGATATTTTTGGGAATGTGGTTTCATCTTCCCACGTCAAAACCTTTCCGAAACACATCCGTTAAAAGCCGGCCCAAAGAAAGCATCTTTctcctgagggaatggctgaatggctctccctgcctggctTCCTTCCAAAAGAAAGGACTGCTCCTCTTGCTTCATTTATTGGGAAACAGTCCCATGTCAAGCCCCCAGCTCACTTTATCTCACCAGGCTGTGGTGAGATAAGGGCCAAGTCCTAGGTGCAGGGATTGTTGTGCCAAGCTccttcttctccctccttctcccacgCGAGCCCATGCTTGCAGCACGTGGGGAGAAATAAGCGTTCCTAGCCAGGCTTGCCCAGCAACATCACCACCAGTCCCTCAAAATAATGGGAGGAGTAAGGTAGGAGGCATTGGTGGAGGATGCTCCTCATCAGGCTGAAATTTTTCCATGGTATGCCAAGCATCCCGGGTTTTGCTTGGCTTTGAAGAAGACAGGATGTGCCAGCCCATCCTCACAACCACCCTTCTCCTTGCAGAGGACACCTACTCCTTGGAGGAGCTGGTGGACCAGCAGCCTGTGCTGTTGAAGGTGATGGACACAGCTGACCAGGTGAGGCACTGGGGGGTGATGACCAGCTGGACCAAGGCTGGACCATGACTGGACTgtggctcagctgctcctctcacCCCCAGGATGGCCCTGGGAACTGCGAGCGCTACCTGTGCTGGGCCAGTGCCTTCCTTGTTGTCTACAGCATCGACAACAGGAAGAGCTTTGAGGGCTGCCAGCGCTACCTCGAGGTCCTCGCCGTGCATGCACAGGGCTGCCAgtgccgctgccccgtgctccTGCTGGGAAACAAACTGGACATGGAGCAGTACAGGTATCGGGCACGTGGTAAGGCTGCCTGTTCCCCGTGGGAGAGAGCTCACGGATCCCCCATCCCTCCAGTTGGGATGCAAAACCCAAATCCAATTTCTTTATGAGTATTTCCATCCCCATTAGTATTTGCAACATCCTCCCACATCCCCGAAGTTTCTGCTCTCCTGCCCAAGCAGTGATGTGTTTATTTTGAGCCTGTTGGTATTTTCAGTAGGATGTTTTTTGGCTGAGTGGTGAGGCAACATCACCATCCCTGGCAGGGCTTGAGCCAGAGGAGCCCCTCTGGACTTGCCCTTCCTTTCCTTGGAGCCCTCTagtcccagccccactgccaggACTGGATGTGCCTGATATGTTTTTCTGGCcttttgtgctgctctgtggTCCCATGGGTCCCTGAGTCACGTGCATTGCTGAAACCCCTGTGCTCCCAGGATGGAGGTatccccctccccacagcaAGGACCtgccccatctcctcctccctgcttccCAGTGCACTGCCCTCACACCCTCCCCCAGGTCCCTGGAACACATCCCTGAAAGGGAAGCTGTGTGATTCCCCAAGGACACAAAGAGACCGTtactctgggattttgggaaaggcAAAAGTCTTTTGGATTCATGTACCTGCTtgtcccagggcagggatgggcaggtGCTACCCTGGTGCTCTTTGGGAATCAGGCATGGGATGCAGGATCTGTTGCCTGCACCCTTTTTGGGTGGCTGCCATGCCCCAAGGGATCCTGCACCCATCCGCTCCCCTCTCACCAGGCAGGTGCCCTCAGCAGAGGGGATGTCCCTCGCCAGCCGGTTTGGGTGCCTCTTCCATGAGGTGTCGGCGTGCCAGGACTTCGCCCGGGTGCAGCACGTCTTCCACGAGGCCGTGCGGGAGGTGCGGCGCCAGGCCGAGTGGAACCTGCCCGTGCGGCCACTCTTCATCTCCGAGGAGCGGCCCTGCCCACCCGTGGCCACGCCggtggccctgcccacccaccaCAGCTTGGCCACCTGCACCTTCAACACCCTCTCCACTGTCAACTACAAGGAGATCCCCTCAGTGGCCCAGGCCAAGCTGGTCACCATCAAGTCCTCGCGGGCTCAGAGCAAAAGGAAGGCTCCCACACTCACCCTGCTGAAAGGCTTCAAGATATTTTAGGACACATCCCTGTGGGCTGCAGAGAGGGTTGAGAGAGAATCTCATCCATCCCCCAAGCTCCGCAGGGGGTGAAATTTTCCATGATGGACTcacaggcactgcagcagccactggcagatggtggcCCCAGACTCCGTGTCGGAGCAAAGCCAGAAGTGGCAACCTGGCAAGCAGGCAGGGTGCCAAGGGTCTGACATGGGCTGTGGCGTTGTTCTGCCTGCCCCTGTCCAGTGCTGCTGTGGTGTTTGCACCCTGTCCTGCCACTGGCACCGGGGCCAGCTCAGTTTTCCATGAGGATGCAGAAGCTCCCAAAGGAGCCAGAGCTGTGGATACCATTGGGAGGGTAAGGGccatccccacagcccccagccaGCTTGGGCACCTGGCACACAGCTACAGGAGCCCAGGAATGGGGAATTAATCATTAATCCAGCATGGAGGCACCCATCTTATTCATCCCACAGGTCCCCGACTGAGCAATAAGTAggaggaatttttatttttttttaaatccagataAAAAAGATGCAGATACTGTTTCAGCTGCTTAAAGGCCTCAGGTAGACTGAAACTGATACCCACACATCAAGCTAAGTCACACCAAAATTGCTGCTTTTTTAATGAACTTTTTACACTATAGCATCCCTTTCCAGAGGCTATGCAAGGAGGCGCTTTGCTGACGAGGACATGGTCTGAAAAGCCTTTGTTTAAAAGACTGGTATATTTCCAATAATATCCTAAATTATTTAATGGCTTCTACACGTGCCCAGCAAAGGACACAAAGGGAATCCTGGAGCAGACCAGGCTCTACCTGTGCCCAAGCCAGGGCCAAGGGCTGGGTGTTTGGTTTCAGGTGCTCTATCACGTTAAATGTTCTGCTTCTCCCTGGAGTTGCAGTTACTTTGCAGAGTAAAATATCCATGtgtatatttgtatatatagccatatatatatatatacacatatatatacatatatatatatgacctTACTCATAGAGAGATTTGATACGGCATTTTGATCAACCACTTTGGAAAGTATTTTAATAAAGATGAttctgaaaagaataaaaatgcctCAGCTTCAGTGTTGCTGTTTTCCTGATGGGAAGTGAGGGTGGTTACCCTGCCTGACTGCACGCCAAGCTTCccacctccttccctggctCAGCTCCCTCTTGTTTGCAGCACCTGAGGGAGGAGACGAAGTTGACACTGGAGGGAAGGCTGGAAGCAGCCGAGAGCAATGGGGGAACAccagccaggcaggagctgagccCAGGGCCCCTCCTGCAGGTGCAACTCTGCTGCTTTCTTGTTTTACTCTCCTCTTTTCCCAggctaaactgcatttttaaactTCCATCCCTGTGAACTGAGACCTTCCAATACCTTTCTTAAGGCCTAAATGGGCTGACTTCAGCTGCCACTATATGGCCTCCTCAGACATCTCCGTGTACAGGGACGTGACAGTCCCGTCCTTCCACTGGACCATCACATCCCCTGGTCTCCGGTCCTGGGGCCCTGGCTCCTGCTTTTGCGGCTCGTCCGGGCTGTATTCCTGCACAGGCATCAGGGCTTGCTTGGCATCCAGGTCAGCCTGCTGTGTGGTTTGTGCTGCTTCTCCATTCATGAGGatcttccttttcctgcagGGAAGGCACAAGGACACACGGAGTGAAGCAGCAAACCCAGCCCACATCTGAGGGCACCTACCCTGGTGATGGTCACAGCCGTCAGTTTGCACCATATTCCTGGAACACGCCAGCTGCTTATGGGCAAACGCTGACAGGTAAGAGCTCTGAAGTGTTTGAGCACAGCTGTGGGATTCACACTTGGAGAGCACCCAGCTCCTGATGTCAGGAGCAGCATGCAGCCAGCCATCACTAGAGGGAGTGCGAGGCAGGCTCGTAGCATTAGCTCTTTTCTTGTCTGAAGACAGCAGCTCTGACACAGAGCTAAGTTTTCGTGCAGTAGCAAACAGTGAGTTGCTCCTCAGCTGTGGGCTTGTGCAGCAACAGGGGAACAGTGTGGGGATGTGGATGGAGAAAGGCTGGGAGTCCTGCTCCAGAGCCCCTGTACTTAGGGGAAAGCACATCACAGCATAGTTATCATCACTTCCCTCCCAGCAGCCTTGCTGGGCTGGGCAGAACTGTGCAGACCTTTACTGGATCTGGGACTCAGAGAAGGAAAGGGGCTTGTTCCAAGTGACACAAAGAGAGCAGGCATCAGGCAAGGTTTTATAACAAAAAATGGTTCAAAGGGAGTttgtctttgcttttctcctcatCACTCAGGGTTTGTCCTGCCCTGCCAAACCCCTGTGTCTGTTTGCCTGTGAGGATTTCAGGGCACCACCACATACCAAAAGATTCTCAAATTTTCCTGACTCACCTGTTTCGCACAATGTTAATGGTCAGAAGAACAAGACCCAAAATCATGGTCGCAAGGGAAAGCGCAAGGACAGAGTAATTCCATGTTGAGGCtgagggaaagcagagaggCATTGTTAGTAGGCACAGCACAGTGTGACCCACAGAGCCTGGCCAAGTGTTTCCTGAGGGCATCCAGGATGCTCTGTCCTTGATTTTTGTGGCTTTGAAGTTGATCCTCATGGCACTGACCTGCTGCTATGTCAATCtgctccctcaccctgccaaaATCAGAAGAGACCTTTGCTCTCTTGGCAGGCTCTGCCTGGAAAGAGGCTGAACCCCAGAGACACTATCTCAGCAAAGCCTCCTGCCTGTCTTCACCTATGGCCTGCTTCTTCCAGAGGTGAGACTGAGGGTTTGTGTGTCTGCGGTAAATCACCTCCTCAGGTAATGCCCTCAGGCATCTCTGTTAAGCAGGAAAGTTAACAGCCAAGGACTGTGTCTCAGACCTCAGGAACACCAATGGGACTTACGGTCTTCTCTGCGGAAGaaccagagcagctcctccagctgttCCAGTTCCAAGCCCAGTGGAAGGGTAGCATTGCCTGGTGTGTGCTCATACACGTGTGTGCTGGCCAGGGTCGTCGGGAGATACTTGTGCTCTGCCTCAGCTgtggaggaaagagaaagatgcaATGGTCACTCACTGCAGCCCTTCAGACTGGAAGTGACCTTCCCCTTCACTCGCAGGCTTGCCCAGCACGTCTCTCCAAGCAGGCAGAATGCAGCCCTGAGTGCACAGCCTGATCTCATGCACTGAAAAGTGGAGAGTGTTTTTGGCTGCAGAACCCATTATGGTGGGGCACCAGGGCTGCGAAGACCCCAGGATGCTGATAGGGCCTTTCCAcattccccagctccctccactgagaggcagctctgtgTGCCACAATTCACCAGAGAGCTGCGTTGCCAAGACCAGTCCTGGAAATCTGACTCTGGACTGCAGTCCTCCAGCAATAAATTCCTATTTATCAGGCTGGCTTGTAAACACAGCTAGACTCTAGCATTTTTTATCAGAAAAGCTTAAATGTCTGCAAAGAAACCAACATGTAAGTGTGGCCAACCCCAAGCAGAGGATACACAGAGTTCAGATGGGAATGACACCAAGTTCTGGAACTGGGGTGCAACTTTTCCCATGGCTCAGCCAGACTGCT is a window of Aphelocoma coerulescens isolate FSJ_1873_10779 chromosome 10, UR_Acoe_1.0, whole genome shotgun sequence DNA encoding:
- the SLC51B gene encoding organic solute transporter subunit beta, with the protein product MKFLWIIPFFLLQAEAEHKYLPTTLASTHVYEHTPGNATLPLGLELEQLEELLWFFRREDPSTWNYSVLALSLATMILGLVLLTINIVRNRKRKILMNGEAAQTTQQADLDAKQALMPVQEYSPDEPQKQEPGPQDRRPGDVMVQWKDGTVTSLYTEMSEEAI
- the RASL12 gene encoding ras-like protein family member 12 isoform X2; translated protein: MSSMFGKPRASGERPPQSPLPECNVAILGCRGAGKSALTVKFLTKRFISEYDPNLEDTYSLEELVDQQPVLLKVMDTADQDGPGNCERYLCWASAFLVVYSIDNRKSFEGCQRYLEVLAVHAQGCQCRCPVLLLGNKLDMEQYREGTRTHGVKQQTQPTSEGTYPGDGHSRQFAPYSWNTPAAYGQTLTGSAWKEAEPQRHYLSKASCLSSPMACFFQR
- the RASL12 gene encoding ras-like protein family member 12 isoform X1; amino-acid sequence: MSSMFGKPRASGERPPQSPLPECNVAILGCRGAGKSALTVKFLTKRFISEYDPNLEDTYSLEELVDQQPVLLKVMDTADQDGPGNCERYLCWASAFLVVYSIDNRKSFEGCQRYLEVLAVHAQGCQCRCPVLLLGNKLDMEQYRQVPSAEGMSLASRFGCLFHEVSACQDFARVQHVFHEAVREVRRQAEWNLPVRPLFISEERPCPPVATPVALPTHHSLATCTFNTLSTVNYKEIPSVAQAKLVTIKSSRAQSKRKAPTLTLLKGFKIF